The Planctomycetota bacterium genome includes a window with the following:
- a CDS encoding 5-(carboxyamino)imidazole ribonucleotide synthase — protein MKIGIVGGGQLGQMLAQAGKPLGHSFKFLVPPGECCVESLGEVVRSDFADPQALADFARGVDVFTFEWENVPLETLEALARFAPMRPSPQCAAIAKDRIREKQLFQRHGLHVQKHAAVSSAAELSQALEGVGLPAMLKTRGLGYDGKGQQKIDERSSARAAFERLGSVPCILEAFVPFDFEISLIAVRGRVQPVDAPAILFYPACRNRHVEGILRRTVVPAEGVSPAILEQAQSAIRAMMETLDYEGVLCVEFFVQSSGAGQILVANEMAPRVHNSGHWSIEGAETSQFTNHIKAITRQPLGSTALRGASVMINLVGAVPSPLERPANAHVHLYGKSPRAGRKLGHITAVGADAHRLVEFAFNGS, from the coding sequence GTGAAGATCGGCATCGTCGGCGGCGGCCAGCTCGGACAGATGCTCGCCCAGGCCGGAAAGCCTCTGGGTCACTCCTTCAAGTTTCTCGTACCGCCCGGGGAGTGCTGCGTGGAGTCGCTCGGCGAGGTGGTTCGAAGCGATTTCGCGGATCCGCAGGCGCTCGCCGATTTTGCGCGGGGCGTTGATGTGTTCACCTTCGAGTGGGAGAACGTGCCGCTGGAGACCCTCGAAGCGCTGGCTCGATTCGCTCCCATGCGTCCCTCGCCCCAGTGTGCCGCCATCGCGAAGGATCGAATCCGGGAGAAGCAGCTCTTTCAGCGCCATGGCCTGCACGTGCAGAAGCACGCGGCGGTGTCCAGCGCGGCCGAGCTATCCCAGGCGCTCGAAGGTGTCGGCTTGCCGGCGATGTTGAAAACTCGCGGGTTGGGATACGACGGCAAGGGCCAGCAGAAGATCGACGAGCGCTCCTCGGCCAGGGCCGCATTCGAGCGACTCGGAAGTGTTCCGTGCATTCTCGAGGCGTTTGTTCCATTCGATTTTGAGATCAGCCTCATCGCCGTGCGCGGCAGGGTCCAACCCGTCGATGCGCCGGCGATCCTCTTCTATCCGGCCTGCCGCAATCGGCATGTCGAGGGCATCCTGCGCCGGACGGTCGTGCCGGCCGAAGGGGTGTCGCCCGCGATTCTGGAACAAGCCCAGTCCGCAATCCGCGCCATGATGGAGACCCTGGACTACGAGGGCGTCCTGTGCGTCGAGTTTTTCGTGCAGAGCAGCGGCGCGGGCCAGATCCTGGTGGCCAATGAAATGGCGCCGCGCGTCCACAACAGCGGCCACTGGTCGATTGAGGGAGCCGAGACCAGCCAGTTCACCAACCACATCAAAGCGATCACCCGCCAGCCGCTCGGCTCGACAGCGCTCAGGGGCGCGTCGGTCATGATCAATCTGGTCGGCGCCGTTCCCTCGCCGCTGGAGCGGCCGGCGAACGCGCACGTGCACCTCTACGGCAAGTCCCCGCGGGCCGGCCGAAAGCTGGGCCACATCACCGCCGTGGGCGCGGACGCCCATCGACTGGTGGAGTTCGCCTTCAACGGATCCTGA
- the purE gene encoding 5-(carboxyamino)imidazole ribonucleotide mutase, with translation MEVTSHPNPLVGVIMGSQSDWETMTHASAMLAKLGVPHECRVVSAHRTPDLLFEYASTAAGRGLRVIIAGAGGAAHLPGMCASKTLLPVLGVPVNTAALQGLDSLLSIIQMPAGVPVGTLAIGRAGAENAGLLAAAILAHDHPNIRQALAADRAARTQAVLSQPDPSRHASKDGGR, from the coding sequence ATGGAAGTGACCTCGCATCCCAACCCGCTGGTCGGCGTCATCATGGGCAGCCAAAGCGATTGGGAGACGATGACGCACGCCTCCGCGATGCTGGCCAAGCTGGGCGTGCCGCATGAATGCCGGGTGGTGAGTGCGCATCGCACACCCGATCTTCTATTTGAATACGCATCGACCGCCGCCGGGCGAGGGCTGCGCGTGATCATCGCCGGCGCGGGCGGCGCCGCCCACCTTCCCGGCATGTGCGCGAGCAAGACGCTGCTGCCGGTGCTGGGCGTCCCCGTGAACACGGCCGCGCTTCAGGGGCTGGACTCGTTGCTTTCAATCATCCAGATGCCCGCGGGAGTTCCGGTCGGCACGCTCGCCATCGGCCGCGCCGGCGCGGAAAATGCCGGGCTTCTCGCCGCGGCGATCCTAGCCCACGACCATCCGAACATTCGCCAGGCGCTCGCCGCCGACCGGGCCGCGCGGACCCAGGCGGTGTTGAGCCAGCCCGATCCTTCACGCCACGCCTCCAAGGATGGCGGTCGGTGA
- a CDS encoding RlmE family RNA methyltransferase, whose protein sequence is MKEVQDFWFRKAKEEGYRARSAYKLLAIDERFRLLKRGMRVLDAGAAPGSWTQVASKLVGERGEVVSVDLKPIDPRGLAKNVRLICGDFRTVAREEFGGTFDAIISDMAPDTSGVPIADAAISVRLCHTLLDRARDFLAVGGSLAMKVFEGGDYPELLLRAKNVFHEARGFKPASSRVESVEMFIVCTKYKGAKNDPATPTGRVKPPPAPGWKSG, encoded by the coding sequence ATGAAGGAAGTCCAGGACTTTTGGTTCCGCAAGGCGAAGGAGGAGGGCTATCGCGCACGCAGCGCCTACAAGCTGCTGGCGATCGACGAGCGATTCCGCCTGCTGAAGCGCGGCATGCGGGTGCTTGACGCGGGCGCGGCGCCGGGATCCTGGACACAGGTCGCCTCGAAACTGGTCGGCGAGCGCGGCGAGGTCGTCTCGGTCGACCTGAAGCCGATCGATCCGCGGGGGCTTGCCAAGAATGTGCGGCTGATCTGCGGGGATTTCCGCACGGTCGCGCGGGAGGAGTTCGGCGGCACTTTTGACGCAATCATCTCCGACATGGCGCCGGACACCTCCGGCGTGCCGATCGCCGACGCCGCGATCAGCGTCCGGCTCTGCCACACGCTGCTGGATCGCGCCCGCGATTTCCTGGCCGTCGGCGGCAGCCTGGCAATGAAAGTCTTCGAGGGTGGCGACTATCCGGAACTGCTCCTGCGGGCGAAGAATGTCTTTCACGAGGCCCGCGGCTTCAAGCCCGCGTCGAGCCGGGTGGAGAGCGTGGAAATGTTCATCGTCTGCACCAAGTATAAGGGCGCGAAGAACGACCCCGCAACGCCGACGGGGCGCGTGAAGCCCCCGCCCGCTCCCGGTTGGAAGAGCGGCTGA
- the pdxA gene encoding 4-hydroxythreonine-4-phosphate dehydrogenase PdxA translates to MNPRDPSKETPPRSEPVIAITMGDPMGIGPEVVAKALCDPAILRLARFVVYGQNQPLVDAADRAGLRPFWFRIAKENIPATRGMAAEPVVVDYGHEDSLEQAHAPSRAGGLLSKAFVEDAIADALRPVGDARRVDAVVTGPISKESWSNAGFKWPGHTELFAARCKAARHAMLFESPRLRVVLATAHVPLMDIRNLLTIGRVFDPIDLGYNYCRQLGIEKPAIAVCGLNPHAGENGLFGDEEERVIAPAIEIARRNGIDARGPFPGDTIFIDAAAGKWDLVVAMYHDQGLIPVKLLGFDRAVNTTIGLPIVRTSPDHGTAFNIAGKNTASPNSFKAAIELAVRLARSAEPGASSVQNRETPPKDAALDAIGFEDTDAE, encoded by the coding sequence ATGAACCCGCGCGATCCATCCAAGGAAACTCCCCCCCGGAGCGAGCCGGTGATTGCGATCACCATGGGCGATCCCATGGGCATCGGTCCCGAGGTCGTGGCCAAGGCGCTCTGCGATCCGGCGATTCTGCGGCTGGCGCGATTCGTGGTCTACGGGCAGAACCAGCCGCTGGTGGACGCGGCGGACCGCGCGGGGTTGCGGCCCTTCTGGTTCCGCATCGCGAAGGAAAATATCCCGGCGACGCGCGGCATGGCCGCCGAGCCGGTGGTGGTGGACTACGGCCATGAGGATTCGCTGGAGCAGGCGCACGCCCCCAGCCGCGCCGGCGGGCTGCTCTCCAAGGCGTTCGTCGAAGACGCCATCGCCGACGCTCTTCGCCCCGTCGGCGACGCGCGGCGCGTGGACGCGGTCGTGACCGGTCCCATCTCGAAGGAGAGCTGGTCGAACGCCGGCTTCAAATGGCCGGGGCACACGGAGCTCTTCGCGGCGCGGTGCAAGGCGGCGCGACACGCGATGCTCTTCGAGAGTCCAAGATTGCGCGTGGTGCTGGCCACGGCGCATGTGCCGCTGATGGACATCCGCAATCTGCTCACCATCGGACGGGTCTTCGATCCGATCGACCTGGGCTACAACTACTGCCGGCAGCTGGGCATCGAGAAGCCCGCGATCGCCGTGTGCGGATTGAACCCGCACGCCGGCGAAAATGGCCTCTTCGGCGACGAGGAGGAGCGCGTCATCGCCCCGGCGATCGAGATCGCCCGGCGCAACGGCATCGACGCCCGCGGCCCCTTCCCCGGCGACACGATTTTCATCGACGCCGCCGCCGGCAAGTGGGACCTGGTCGTCGCGATGTACCACGATCAGGGACTGATCCCGGTGAAGCTGCTGGGCTTCGACCGCGCCGTGAACACCACGATCGGCCTTCCGATTGTGCGCACCAGCCCGGATCACGGCACCGCGTTCAACATCGCGGGAAAGAACACCGCCAGCCCGAACAGCTTCAAGGCCGCGATCGAGCTGGCGGTGCGTCTGGCCCGAAGCGCCGAGCCGGGCGCCTCCTCGGTTCAGAACCGGGAGACGCCCCCCAAGGACGCGGCCCTGGATGCGATCGGTTTCGAGGACACGGACGCCGAATAG
- a CDS encoding glutamate mutase L, with protein MLEKKDGHWRQTFRGEAPTTVEEPLADVTMGVVNSVTELQELSGRKLIDNDGKIIRRTSRSDPNGCDIYVSTSSAGGGLQMMVAGVVKEMTAESAKRAALGAGAIVMDTIAGNDKRKPHEQIQRIRELRPDMVLISGGTDGGDQRKVVEIAELIAPAKPRPRFGGEYQLPLIYAGNRDATAAIRKVFDAPGFDLSVVDNLRPTLERENLGPAREKIHDVFLEHVMAHAPGYDKLIGWADAPIMPTPGAVGDILQEIAKRRGINAVCVDIGGATTDVFSVYDGVFNRTVSANLGMSYSISNVCAEAGLDQVLRWVHVDMDERELRNRVKNKMIRPTTIPQTLEALIFEQAVAREALRLAFIQHRAFATNLKGVQQQRTVGDVFSQQEAGSSLVDRMRMDLLIASGGVLSHAPRLEQTAAMLLDSFEPEGFTELAKDSIFMMPHLGVFASVHTQAAFEVVVKDCLVVLGSAVCAKGQGKTGKPCFAWTMKVVKQGDGPTKDADASGSLNCGDIAQIQLSAGAEAEIEAKPERGFDFGQGPGKPVTRKVRGGPLGVVLDARGRPLELPKDPAERRASLNKWIKALHVYG; from the coding sequence ATGCTGGAGAAGAAGGATGGCCACTGGCGCCAGACTTTCCGCGGCGAGGCGCCGACCACCGTCGAGGAGCCGCTGGCGGACGTCACCATGGGCGTGGTCAACTCCGTCACCGAGCTGCAGGAGCTTTCCGGCCGCAAGCTGATCGACAACGACGGCAAGATCATCCGCCGCACTTCGCGCAGCGACCCCAACGGCTGCGACATCTACGTCAGCACCTCCAGCGCCGGCGGCGGCCTGCAGATGATGGTCGCGGGCGTCGTGAAAGAGATGACTGCCGAGAGCGCCAAGCGCGCCGCACTGGGTGCCGGCGCCATCGTGATGGACACCATCGCCGGCAATGACAAGCGCAAGCCGCACGAGCAGATCCAGCGCATCCGCGAACTGCGCCCCGACATGGTGCTGATTTCCGGCGGCACCGACGGCGGCGACCAGCGCAAGGTGGTGGAAATCGCCGAGCTGATCGCGCCGGCCAAGCCGCGCCCGCGCTTCGGCGGCGAGTACCAGCTTCCCCTGATCTACGCGGGCAACCGCGACGCCACCGCGGCCATCCGCAAGGTCTTCGACGCGCCCGGCTTCGACCTTTCCGTGGTCGACAACCTGCGCCCCACGCTGGAGCGAGAGAACCTCGGCCCCGCCCGCGAAAAGATCCACGACGTTTTCCTTGAGCATGTGATGGCCCACGCCCCCGGCTACGACAAGCTCATCGGCTGGGCCGACGCGCCGATCATGCCAACGCCCGGCGCCGTCGGCGACATCCTGCAGGAAATCGCCAAGCGCCGCGGCATCAACGCGGTCTGCGTCGACATTGGGGGCGCCACCACCGACGTCTTCAGCGTCTACGACGGCGTCTTTAATAGAACAGTCAGCGCCAATTTGGGAATGAGCTACTCCATCTCCAATGTCTGCGCGGAGGCCGGCCTCGATCAAGTGCTGCGCTGGGTGCACGTGGACATGGATGAGCGCGAGCTGCGCAATCGCGTCAAGAACAAGATGATCCGCCCGACCACGATTCCGCAGACGCTCGAGGCCCTGATCTTCGAGCAGGCGGTGGCCCGCGAAGCGCTGCGTCTGGCGTTCATTCAGCACCGCGCCTTCGCCACCAATCTCAAAGGCGTGCAGCAGCAGCGCACGGTCGGCGACGTTTTCTCGCAGCAGGAGGCGGGCTCCAGCCTAGTCGATCGCATGCGCATGGACTTGCTGATTGCATCCGGCGGCGTGCTCAGCCACGCGCCGCGCCTTGAACAAACCGCAGCGATGTTGCTGGACAGCTTCGAGCCCGAGGGCTTCACCGAACTCGCCAAGGACAGCATCTTCATGATGCCGCACTTGGGCGTCTTCGCCAGCGTGCACACGCAGGCGGCCTTCGAGGTGGTGGTCAAGGATTGCCTGGTCGTGCTGGGCAGCGCGGTCTGCGCCAAGGGCCAGGGCAAGACCGGCAAGCCATGCTTCGCGTGGACCATGAAGGTCGTCAAGCAGGGCGATGGCCCGACGAAGGACGCCGACGCGAGCGGCAGCCTGAACTGCGGCGACATCGCACAGATTCAACTTTCCGCCGGAGCGGAAGCGGAAATCGAAGCCAAGCCCGAGCGAGGCTTCGACTTCGGGCAGGGCCCCGGAAAGCCCGTGACGCGCAAGGTGCGCGGCGGTCCGTTGGGTGTGGTGCTGGATGCGCGCGGCCGGCCGCTTGAGTTGCCAAAGGATCCCGCCGAGCGCCGCGCCAGTCTGAACAAATGGATCAAGGCTCTCCACGTCTATGGCTAA
- a CDS encoding 3-dehydroquinate synthase: MSNPWISSQSQSEHAWTTQVGTVLDHRVWWSDQILSPGNAAFAAAMEGIHRNCVAFIDSGVAEHWPELGGQLLGAFAALPGPAPKLAHIETIPGGEACKDGLKFTEHVAKSIFDHGVSRHGAVIAIGGGAVLDAVGFGAAIAHRGVRLVRVPTTTLSQDDSAMGVKCGVNAFGQKNSLGSFAAPWAVLCDGHFLATLPIEHWLGGFSEAVKIALLKDPELFEQIHSHASAIVSRDLNLAQSVIRRSAWLHRQHILEGGDPFELGTARPLDHGHWSAHRLEAMSGFAVPHGQAVSIGIALDALLAVEMKMLEPSVATRIIATLTSLELPIWHPRLANGDELEEGLEHFRQHLGGMFSIPLLTAIGSAEEVAVVDPQHIRKAVASLRTLAS; encoded by the coding sequence ATGTCCAATCCGTGGATCTCATCCCAGTCGCAGTCGGAGCACGCCTGGACCACGCAGGTCGGCACCGTGCTGGATCACCGCGTCTGGTGGTCGGACCAAATTCTGTCGCCGGGAAATGCCGCGTTCGCCGCGGCGATGGAAGGGATCCACCGAAACTGCGTCGCGTTCATCGACTCGGGCGTCGCCGAACACTGGCCGGAGCTGGGCGGACAACTTCTGGGAGCCTTCGCCGCGTTGCCGGGTCCCGCACCCAAGCTCGCGCACATCGAGACCATTCCCGGCGGCGAGGCTTGCAAAGATGGCTTGAAATTCACCGAGCATGTCGCCAAGAGCATTTTTGATCATGGTGTCAGCCGCCACGGCGCGGTGATCGCAATCGGCGGCGGCGCCGTGCTCGACGCGGTCGGCTTCGGCGCGGCGATCGCCCACCGCGGCGTGAGGCTGGTTCGCGTCCCCACCACCACGCTGTCGCAGGACGATTCCGCGATGGGCGTGAAGTGCGGCGTGAACGCGTTCGGGCAGAAAAACTCGCTGGGCTCCTTTGCCGCACCATGGGCGGTGCTCTGCGATGGACACTTTCTCGCCACCCTGCCGATCGAACATTGGCTGGGCGGATTCAGCGAGGCGGTCAAGATCGCGCTGCTGAAGGATCCCGAGCTCTTCGAGCAAATCCATTCGCACGCCTCGGCCATCGTCTCACGCGACCTGAACCTGGCGCAGTCCGTCATTCGCCGCAGCGCGTGGCTTCATCGGCAGCACATCCTTGAGGGGGGCGATCCCTTCGAGCTGGGCACCGCGCGGCCGCTGGACCACGGCCATTGGAGCGCGCACCGACTCGAAGCCATGAGCGGCTTCGCCGTACCGCACGGGCAGGCGGTGAGCATCGGCATCGCGCTGGACGCGCTGCTGGCGGTTGAAATGAAAATGCTTGAGCCCTCCGTCGCCACGCGCATCATCGCCACGCTGACATCGCTCGAACTTCCGATCTGGCATCCGCGGCTCGCCAACGGGGACGAACTGGAGGAGGGTCTCGAGCACTTTCGGCAGCACCTGGGCGGCATGTTCTCCATTCCGCTGCTCACCGCGATCGGATCGGCGGAGGAAGTTGCGGTCGTCGACCCACAGCACATCCGCAAAGCCGTCGCTTCGCTTCGTACACTGGCTTCATGA
- a CDS encoding TatD family hydrolase produces the protein MYIDPHIHMVSRTTDDYARMAVAGCVAVTEPAFWAGFDRSSPAGFQDYFRQLTETEPRRAAAYGIRHHSWICINPKEAEDHGFAREVMSMIPAFLERPNVLGVGEIGLNRNSRTELAVFEEHLEIAAKHNALVLIHTPHLEDKLKGTRLILDAIRAHGKLDPARILVDHVEEHTVRLVLERGFWAGMTLYPDTKCTAARAVDIIEMHGTNRIWINSAGDWGHSDPLAVPKAVLSMRARGHTAADIHKISFDNPRAFLSQSKNFSAEPLRPTVA, from the coding sequence ATGTACATCGATCCGCACATCCACATGGTCAGCCGCACCACCGACGACTATGCGCGGATGGCCGTGGCGGGCTGCGTGGCGGTGACCGAACCCGCCTTCTGGGCGGGCTTCGACCGCAGCAGCCCCGCGGGTTTCCAGGATTATTTCCGCCAGCTCACCGAGACCGAGCCTCGCCGTGCCGCCGCCTATGGCATCCGCCACCACTCCTGGATCTGCATCAACCCCAAGGAGGCGGAGGATCACGGATTCGCGCGCGAGGTGATGAGCATGATCCCTGCGTTTCTGGAGCGGCCCAACGTGCTGGGCGTCGGCGAGATCGGCCTGAACCGCAACAGCAGGACGGAGCTCGCGGTGTTCGAGGAGCACCTCGAGATCGCCGCGAAGCACAACGCGCTGGTGCTCATCCACACGCCGCACCTGGAGGACAAGCTCAAGGGGACGCGGCTGATTCTTGACGCGATCCGCGCCCACGGCAAGCTCGATCCCGCGCGGATCCTGGTCGACCATGTCGAGGAGCACACGGTGCGGCTGGTGCTGGAGCGCGGATTCTGGGCGGGCATGACGCTCTATCCGGACACCAAGTGCACCGCGGCCCGTGCCGTCGACATCATCGAGATGCATGGGACCAACCGGATCTGGATCAACTCCGCCGGCGACTGGGGTCACAGCGATCCGCTGGCGGTGCCCAAGGCGGTCCTGTCGATGCGGGCCCGCGGCCACACCGCCGCCGACATCCACAAGATCAGCTTCGACAATCCGCGCGCCTTCCTCTCGCAGAGCAAGAACTTCAGCGCCGAACCCCTTCGTCCAACTGTTGCATGA
- a CDS encoding MFS transporter has translation MTTHDHANPVNTRKWLTLFAMTGSLCMILLDTTVVGVALPTIQVDLALTPLQSQWVINSYVLLLASCVALGGRAADAFGRVRVFLFGVTLFAVASVWCGFASSGGELVLARALQGLAAAIMQPASASLVVNSFAPGERGKAMAVYAGIPMLFLAGGPVIGGAITQFASWRWNFWLNVPVALASIALTFVARPVDHPATKRGTDFVGALLLLTGLPLFVWGLMEGSDRGWSHPWVAAALLVGLVLIPIFILWERRHPAPLLNINLFADPAIAIDASILFATQFAMTGLVIYGSIYAQSVLGFDPLMAGASLLPMLAPVILVIHFAGRLYDRVGVRRPALIGTLLCTIGMATQAFAAPLGAYPPLSIYPLLALGMAILGTGIGFVMSPVNTDSMSRVAPAQRGQVSGLVQTLRQIGGTLGVAVVGSTILLAHESGITNRVAKAVSAPQQEAARELLRRASHGDRGAIQELSADQPLQQLEREVLSQSVAKGWWISTAALAAAFVASTRLRSMPKPQAPRDTSA, from the coding sequence ATGACCACGCACGACCACGCCAATCCCGTCAACACGCGCAAGTGGCTCACGCTCTTCGCCATGACGGGAAGCCTGTGCATGATCCTGTTGGACACCACCGTGGTCGGCGTGGCTCTGCCGACCATCCAGGTCGACCTTGCCCTGACGCCACTGCAATCGCAGTGGGTCATCAACTCCTATGTGCTGCTGCTGGCCAGTTGCGTGGCCCTGGGCGGCCGCGCCGCCGACGCCTTCGGACGCGTGCGCGTCTTTCTCTTCGGCGTCACGCTCTTTGCGGTGGCCAGCGTCTGGTGCGGATTCGCCTCCAGCGGCGGCGAACTGGTCCTGGCCCGCGCTTTGCAGGGACTCGCGGCGGCGATCATGCAGCCGGCCAGCGCCAGTCTGGTGGTCAACAGCTTCGCGCCGGGCGAGCGCGGCAAGGCGATGGCGGTCTATGCAGGCATTCCGATGCTTTTTCTCGCCGGCGGTCCCGTCATCGGCGGCGCGATCACGCAGTTCGCCAGCTGGCGCTGGAATTTCTGGCTCAACGTCCCGGTCGCCCTCGCCTCGATCGCGCTCACCTTCGTGGCGCGGCCGGTCGATCATCCTGCCACCAAGCGCGGAACCGATTTCGTCGGCGCGCTGCTTCTGCTGACCGGACTTCCGCTGTTCGTTTGGGGACTCATGGAGGGAAGCGACCGCGGCTGGAGCCATCCCTGGGTCGCCGCCGCGCTGCTCGTGGGCCTGGTGCTGATTCCGATCTTCATCCTGTGGGAGCGCCGCCATCCCGCCCCGCTTCTGAACATCAACCTCTTCGCCGATCCCGCCATCGCCATCGATGCGTCGATTCTCTTCGCGACGCAGTTCGCCATGACCGGACTGGTCATCTATGGAAGCATCTACGCGCAGAGCGTGCTGGGCTTCGATCCGCTCATGGCCGGCGCCAGTCTGCTGCCGATGCTGGCGCCGGTGATCCTGGTCATTCATTTTGCGGGGCGACTCTACGACCGCGTCGGCGTGCGCCGCCCCGCCCTCATCGGCACGCTGCTCTGCACGATCGGCATGGCCACGCAGGCCTTCGCCGCGCCACTGGGCGCCTATCCACCGCTCTCCATCTATCCGCTGCTCGCCCTGGGCATGGCGATCCTCGGCACCGGCATCGGTTTCGTCATGAGCCCGGTGAACACCGATTCGATGAGCCGCGTCGCCCCCGCGCAGCGCGGCCAGGTGAGCGGGCTGGTGCAGACGCTGCGGCAGATCGGCGGCACGCTCGGCGTGGCGGTGGTGGGTTCCACGATTCTTCTTGCCCACGAATCCGGCATCACCAACCGCGTGGCCAAGGCTGTGTCTGCGCCGCAGCAGGAGGCGGCCCGCGAACTGCTGCGCCGCGCCTCGCATGGAGATCGCGGCGCCATTCAGGAGCTGAGCGCGGACCAGCCGCTGCAGCAGCTCGAGCGCGAAGTGCTCTCGCAGAGCGTCGCCAAGGGATGGTGGATCTCGACCGCGGCGCTGGCCGCGGCCTTCGTCGCCTCCACTCGACTTCGCTCGATGCCCAAGCCGCAAGCCCCGCGCGACACCTCTGCGTAA
- a CDS encoding gamma-glutamyl-gamma-aminobutyrate hydrolase family protein (Members of this family of hydrolases with an active site Cys residue belong to MEROPS family C26.) gives MPRPIIGISCNVREENGKTFYLLHRAYVASVRDAGGIPFLIPADPDLATAKETLDALDGVLFTGGDDIDVRPLGQALHPKAETMPALRQRSEFALLKALDQRPDLPVLGICLGMQLMGVHGGCPLIQHLHDVIKDGDRHVGNKVHAIAGSIGAGPVTSSHHQAIGAAGPFETLALSDDGVLEAIRMPDRAFYVGVQWHPERTEDKALGLGIVKMLVDAAKIHAL, from the coding sequence ATGCCGCGGCCCATCATCGGAATTTCCTGCAATGTGCGCGAGGAAAATGGCAAGACCTTCTATCTGCTGCACCGCGCCTATGTCGCCTCAGTCCGTGACGCGGGGGGCATTCCTTTCCTGATTCCGGCCGATCCCGACCTGGCGACCGCGAAGGAAACCCTGGACGCACTCGACGGCGTGCTCTTCACCGGCGGCGATGACATCGACGTGCGACCGCTCGGCCAAGCGCTGCATCCCAAGGCGGAGACCATGCCGGCGCTTCGCCAGCGGAGCGAGTTCGCGCTGCTCAAGGCACTCGACCAGCGCCCGGACCTGCCGGTGCTGGGCATCTGCCTGGGCATGCAGCTCATGGGAGTGCATGGCGGCTGCCCGCTCATTCAGCATCTGCACGATGTCATCAAGGATGGCGACCGTCACGTCGGCAACAAGGTGCACGCCATCGCCGGCTCCATCGGCGCCGGCCCGGTGACCAGCAGCCACCATCAGGCGATCGGCGCCGCGGGTCCCTTTGAAACTCTGGCCTTGAGTGACGACGGCGTGCTCGAGGCGATTCGGATGCCCGACCGCGCCTTCTACGTCGGCGTGCAATGGCACCCGGAGCGGACCGAGGACAAGGCTCTCGGTCTCGGCATCGTCAAAATGCTCGTCGATGCCGCAAAAATCCACGCTTTGTGA
- a CDS encoding TlpA family protein disulfide reductase → MPIATLVSLLLAFNAPPAAPAASPPVASPSTAPPATGPVLVAGALPPALTIDTWVKGEEVKEFDPEKVYVVEFWATWCGPCLASIPKLTADQNENPKDLVVIGVAASERPDAKADPAEASDPKAVAAKMLAKVQTFVTKQGDKMNYRIAFDSDGTMSRDWMRAAKQNTIPCAFIVGKGGKLAWIGNPQDMEAPLAKALGKEVPHKKKKVKEKGPDLRGGSDSGSKPPAPPKGVE, encoded by the coding sequence ATGCCCATCGCAACGCTCGTCTCACTTTTGCTCGCCTTCAACGCGCCGCCCGCTGCCCCGGCCGCATCGCCGCCCGTCGCCTCGCCCTCCACCGCGCCTCCCGCCACCGGCCCTGTGCTCGTCGCCGGAGCGCTCCCGCCCGCGCTCACCATCGACACCTGGGTGAAAGGCGAGGAGGTCAAGGAATTCGATCCTGAAAAAGTCTATGTGGTCGAGTTCTGGGCGACCTGGTGCGGCCCCTGCCTCGCCTCCATTCCCAAACTCACCGCGGATCAGAACGAGAATCCCAAGGACCTCGTGGTGATCGGCGTCGCCGCCTCCGAGAGGCCCGATGCAAAGGCGGATCCCGCCGAAGCGTCCGACCCGAAGGCCGTGGCCGCGAAGATGCTCGCCAAGGTGCAGACCTTCGTGACCAAGCAGGGCGACAAGATGAACTACCGCATCGCCTTCGACTCCGACGGCACCATGAGCCGCGATTGGATGCGCGCCGCGAAGCAGAACACCATTCCCTGCGCCTTCATCGTCGGCAAGGGCGGCAAGCTCGCCTGGATCGGCAATCCCCAGGACATGGAAGCGCCGCTGGCCAAGGCGCTGGGCAAGGAAGTGCCTCACAAAAAGAAGAAGGTCAAGGAGAAGGGTCCCGATCTCAGAGGTGGAAGCGATTCGGGCTCCAAGCCACCCGCGCCTCCCAAGGGCGTGGAATAA